The genomic segment TTGCAGCGATAAGCGCAGCAGCGCCAGCGGAACGAGCCATTTGCCCACCCTTTCCCAGCGTCAACTCCACATTGTGGACAGTAAAACCGACCGGTATGGATTCAAGCGGCAATGCATTCGCAAGCTCAAGCGCAGCCATTGCGCCGCTCATAATTTTTTGTCCAACCTTCAACCCCTTAGGAGCAAGGATGTATCGTTTTTCGCCATCGGCGTAAAAGATCAATGCGATATTTGCACTACGGTTCGGATCATATTCGATAGTTCGAACCGTACCCGGAATACCGTACTTATTGCGTTTAAAATCAATCTCGCGATACTTCCGCTTATGTCCACCGCCCTGATGCCGAACGGAAATACGCCCATGGCTATCCCGCCCTGCATTGGATTTTTTTCCGGTTGTAAGGCTTTTTTCAGGTTTCTGCGCAGTGATTTCATCCCGAAGCAAGTCAATTCGACCGCGCATACCCGGTGTTATAGGCTTATATAATTTAAGAGCCATTTATCTTCCCCTTCAAAGCAGCGATAAGTGCTGTTATGCACCTTCAAAAACTTTAATCGATTCGCCTTCAGCAAGCGTCACAATAGCTTTTTTCCAGCTTGCAGTTTTACCTGCCCGATAGCGAACTCGACGCATTTTTCCGTCGACGTTTACAACAGCACAATTAAGCACTTTCACATTAAAAAGCTTCCGTACTGCTTCCTTAATCTGCACCTTTGTAGAGCGCGGATCCACCTTAAAAACATATTTACGCTGCTCACGCATCTCGTTTGATTTTTCCGTAAGCACAGGCGCTATAATAACATCAGTATATTGCATTACTCAGCCCCCTCAGCCGCATAAAAGCTCGAAAGATTTTTTGCAGCAGACTCAAGCATCAGCACTTTCCGTCCATAAAACAGATCGTGCGCACGCAAACGGTTATACGTTAAAAACGACAGCGTAGGAATATTTCTTCCGGCACGCTTCAACATTGCATCATCATCTTTCAAAACAAGCACCGTGCGCTCATCCTGAACAAATGACTGCAATATTTTCACCAGATCTTTCGTTTTACCGGTTTCAACCGTAAAATCTTCTATAACAACAAGACGATCTTCATCCTGAGCTTTCAAGCTCAAAACAGACTTCATCGCCAACCGCTTTGCTTTTTTCGGAATTGCATAGCTGTAATCACGCGGCTTCGGCCCAAAAATCGTACCGCCGCCGATTAGAAGCGGTGATTTTTTATCACCACGACGGGCACGTCCCGTACCCTTCTGCTTATACGGCTTTGCATTAGAACCGTTTACCTCAGCACGACCTTTTGTACACGCCGTACCGACACGCATATTTGCTAATTCATTTGTAATGGCATAGTAAATGACATCTTCATTTACCGGCAAACCAAACACTGCATCGTTAAGTTCAATTGTCCGCAATTCCTTACCATCAATCGAATAGACTTTCTTTTCCATTCTCTTCTCCTGCCGTTATCTTTCCCGTTTTACAGCGGATTTAAGGAACACAACCGCATCCTTTTTACCGGGAACGGAACCACGTACCATAACGACGCCCAATTCGGGATCTATTTTTTCAATCCGCAAATTCTGTACCGTTACTCGTTCGGCACCCATGTGACCGGGCATTTTAACGTTTTTAAACGATCGCCCCGGGCTGGTGCACTGCCCTGTCGAACCGGGCTCACGGTGAAATTTTGAACCGTGAGAAGCACGTCCACCGCCGAAACCATAGCGCCTTACAACACCCTGAAAGCCCTTTCCTTTTGAAATCGCGGTAATATCAAGATACCGGACAGATTCCAAAACCTCAACGCCGATTTTTGCGCCAACGGTAACTTCTTTATCAAAACCTCTAAATTCTTTTAAAAGACGAACAGGCGCAACACCTTCTGCAAATTGATTTGCATACACCTTTGAAACACGTCCTTCTTTTAATTCACCCGTTCCTAACACAACCGCTTCATAACCGAAATGATCCGCATCTTTTACTGCGACCACCGTATTCGGTACTACTTGCAAAACGGTAACAGGTGTCAGCCGCCCCTCGTCATCAAACAACTGGGTCATGCCGATTTTCTTACCAATCAGACCAACCATAACTCATAACTCCTTGAGAAACTCCCGCTTCTCCGGTACGCACATCCTGATTAAATGCCGTCTACCGTTCTTTTATTGTTTAATTTCTACATCAACCCCTGCTGAAAGCTCCAATGCCATTAAAGCATTCATCACTTCTGCAGAAGGTTCAATAATATCGATCAATCGTTTGTGCGTCCGCATTTCAAACTGCTCACGCGACTTTTTATTTACATGCGGAGAGCGAAGCACGGTAAATTTATTAATGCGCGTAGGAAGCGGAACAGGCCCCAACACCTTCGCCCCAACCCTCTGCACAGCTTGCACAATTGCTTTAGAACTTTGATCAACCAACTCAACATCAAATCCGCGAAGCTTAACGCGAATCTTTTCCTTAGCCATATTTCCTCCGTACAAAAACAAGCGGCCGAATAGCGCCTACCCGACCGCCCTGTTTTTTATTACGCTAAAATCTCCGTAACCTGTCCGGAGGCGATAGTCCGGCCGCCTTCACGAATAGCAAGCTTAAGCCCCTTATCCATAGCGATAGGATGGATCAGCTCACCGATAATCTTAGTATTATCACCCGGCTTAACCATATCAACTCCCTCAGGCAGCGTAACGGTTCCGGTAATATCGGTCGTTCTGAAATAGAACTGCGGACGATACCCTGAGAAGAACGGGCTGTGACGACCACCTTCATCCTTCGAAAGAACGTAAATCTGTGCTTCAAACTTGGTGTGAGGCTGAATTGAACCCGGCTTAGCCAACACCTGACCTCTTTCAACTTCTTTCTTATCAACACCACGAAGCAAGAGACCAACGTTATCACCAGCCATACCCTGATCAAGCAGCTTGTTGAACATTTCGATACCGGTAATAACAGTCTTCTTCGTCGGTTTAATACCGACAATTTCAACTTCGTCGTTAAGGTTGATAACACCACGCTCGATACGTCCGGTAACAACTGTACCACGTCCGGAAATCGTGAAAATATCTTCAATCGGCATCAAGAAAGGCTTTGCATCATCACGGACAGGATCAGCGAAGTAATTATCCATGGTCTCCAGCAACTCATCGATACAAGCAGTATCTTCAACGGAAGCACCGTCAGCCAACGCCTTAAATGCGGAACCTTTGATAATCGGCGTATCGCGGGGGAAGCCGTAAGATTCGAGTGTTTCACGAATCTCTTCTTCTACCAATTCAATAAGCTCAGGATCATCAACAAGGTCAACCTTGTTAAGGAATACAATAATAGAAGGAACACCAACCTGACGAGCAAGCAGGATGTGTTCTTTAGTCTGAGGCATAACCGAGTCCGGAGCAGAAACAACAAGAATCGCACCATCCATCTGAGCAGCGCCGGTGATCATGTTCTTAACATAGTCAGCGTGTCCGGGACAGTCAATGTGCGCATAGTGGCGCTTGTCGGACTGATACTCCAAGTGACGAGTATTAATAGTAATACCACGAGCCTTTTCCTCCGGTGCATTATCAATCTCATCATATTTAAGAAGCTTATCACCATACTTCTTTGCACAATGAGTAGTGATCGCTGCCGAAAGAGTTGTTTTACCATGGTCAACGTGACCGATGGTACCAACATTCATGTGAACTTTTGTTCTCTCGAACTTTTCCTTTGCCATGTAAATCCTCCTAACAGACAATAGGCAACTAACAAAAACCCCGCCCATCAAACAGCGAGACCATTTCCATCTTGAAAATGAAAAAAAATGTTATAAACCGGATACCAAATACAGAAAAGAATAGAATAAAGGATAATCAGACAGTAAACACCGTTATAAAAGACGTGTTGCGTAAGCTCGTCATAGCAATTCGACAAGCCTTATTCGGATCCACCTGATCATCATCAGAATCCATTCCGATGACTGGTTTGGCATCCTACAGAGTAATAGGGCACGCCCCTTAATGCTTTTGGCAGCATTAACACGGAAACCTGCCTTAAAAAGGCTTTACGGCACCGGAAAACTCTTAAAGAATACCGGACAAGCAGCTTTTAGCCATTTATCCAATTGAACAGAGCGACTATACTATTTTGAATAATAAATGTCAAGGCTTTTGAAAATATACGCGCATCTCTATAAATTACAAGAGGGATTGCCGCGTACCCTTTCATTTTTCCCCATCGGTTAGTATAATCAGTATATGAATAAGGGAGCTTTAATGAAGAATATGATTTTTACGATTTTATCTGCTGCTTGTATAGTCGGCGCCGCAGCCGACCCTGCGAAAAACTTTAGTGCGGACGACATTCCGCTTAAAAAGGTAACGCTGTACTCATCGGGCGTTGCGCACTATGTGCATGAAGGGACGGTAGCCGGTTCGGGGAATATAGCGCTCTTGTTTTCACCCGCTCAAATTAACGATGTGCTGAAATCGCTTGTTGTGATGGATCCCGGTGCAAAAAGTTTAGCTGTCAATTATCAGTCCGAGGACACGCTGCGGAAAACGCTGGAAAGTTTAAAAATAGACCTTTCCGCCGCTACAACGCTCTACGATATTTTAAAAGCGCAAAAGGGCGCCGAAGTGGAACTGTTTACGCCTCATCAAATTATCGGAAAGATTTTAAGCGTCGATAAAAACAGCTCAAAAGAAACGGATACTTTCTTTATTTCGCTTGCGGCGAAAGACGGTATTCACATTATCGCTTTTTCAGACATTCAATCCTTTAAATTTACCGATAAAAAACGAAATGAAGATTTAAACACCGCTTTGGCGCTCATCCTCGACGCTTCGGCAAAGAACCGCAAAAAACTGGATATTAAAATCGATGCACAAGGTGAGCGGAAAATCGGTCTTTCTTATGTTATGGAAGCGCCGGTATGGAAAGCAAGCTATCGGCTCGACATGGGTACCGATAAAGCGGCGTTTCAGGCATGGGCGATTATCGACAATTCAACCGACCTTGACTGGAAGAATATTACGCTTACCCTCACAACGGGAAGGCCGGTCGGTTTTACGCAAAACCTCTATGCGCCTTACTATACCTATCGCCCCGAAGTGCCGCTTGCAATTGCACAAGCCGCCGAAGCGGAAACCTTTGATTCGGCTGATAGAGCTGTCGAATATGCCGCAGCAATGCCGCTTGCAGAAAAACGGTCGGCGATGATGAAAAAAGAGGCTTATGGTTATACCGTCGCAGGATATGACGAAGCGGAGTATGATGACTTACAGGAAAAAAACGATTCCGCCTATTTTGAAAATCAGGCCGAAGCCGGTAATGCGGGAGAGATGTTTGCCTTTACGCCGTCAAAACCCGTTACGCTTGAGCGGCAGCAAAGTACGATGATTCCGCTTACCCTTGCCTCTCTTCCTGCGGAAAAGTATTCGGTATTTTCATCCATTCCATACAACGAGCGTGTTAATCCTAAGTTCTGTATCAGTATTGAAAACACATCAGGCTTAAAACTTCCTGCCGGTCCCATTACGGTTCTTGACGGGGGTGAATATGCAGGCGATGCTCTTTTGGAGTTTTTACCCGAAGCCGAAAAACGTCTGATTGCCTACGGAGACGATATTGAAGTAACCGGTTCAAAGCGAGCCGACTCCACGAGGACAATCGAAACCATAAAGATGACTGACGGAGTGATGACAACTTCGTACCGGCAAGTTCAAAGCACAACCTACTTGATACGAAATGCCAATAAAAAAGAGAGAACCGTTATTGTCGAACACGCAAAAAACGCAGGGTTTGAGCTTACGACAAAACAAGCCCTTGCAGAAACGACTGCAAACAAATACCGGTTTAAATTTAAAGCTGCTGGGAACACCGGAACCGAACTAAAAGTAGAAGAAACACGCACCTACAGATCAAGTCAAAAAATATTCGATATGAATTCAAACACCTTTATTTCCTACACAACCAATTCCGAGATTCCCGACAAAGTGCGGAAGGCATTTACATCGATTATAACGGAAAAAGAAAAAGTGACCGCGGCAGAAAAAGCTTTGAAGACGTTGCAGGATCGTCAGACGGAAATCGGAAAGGAGCAAGATCGTGTACGTAGGAATC from the Treponema medium genome contains:
- the rpsJ gene encoding 30S ribosomal protein S10; this translates as MAKEKIRVKLRGFDVELVDQSSKAIVQAVQRVGAKVLGPVPLPTRINKFTVLRSPHVNKKSREQFEMRTHKRLIDIIEPSAEVMNALMALELSAGVDVEIKQ
- a CDS encoding DUF4139 domain-containing protein, with product MKNMIFTILSAACIVGAAADPAKNFSADDIPLKKVTLYSSGVAHYVHEGTVAGSGNIALLFSPAQINDVLKSLVVMDPGAKSLAVNYQSEDTLRKTLESLKIDLSAATTLYDILKAQKGAEVELFTPHQIIGKILSVDKNSSKETDTFFISLAAKDGIHIIAFSDIQSFKFTDKKRNEDLNTALALILDASAKNRKKLDIKIDAQGERKIGLSYVMEAPVWKASYRLDMGTDKAAFQAWAIIDNSTDLDWKNITLTLTTGRPVGFTQNLYAPYYTYRPEVPLAIAQAAEAETFDSADRAVEYAAAMPLAEKRSAMMKKEAYGYTVAGYDEAEYDDLQEKNDSAYFENQAEAGNAGEMFAFTPSKPVTLERQQSTMIPLTLASLPAEKYSVFSSIPYNERVNPKFCISIENTSGLKLPAGPITVLDGGEYAGDALLEFLPEAEKRLIAYGDDIEVTGSKRADSTRTIETIKMTDGVMTTSYRQVQSTTYLIRNANKKERTVIVEHAKNAGFELTTKQALAETTANKYRFKFKAAGNTGTELKVEETRTYRSSQKIFDMNSNTFISYTTNSEIPDKVRKAFTSIITEKEKVTAAEKALKTLQDRQTEIGKEQDRVRRNLEAVGSESQQGRAFLTKLLKLETELDNLKTDIADATEQLTKAQQNFTAFVKSIKVD
- the rplC gene encoding 50S ribosomal protein L3 produces the protein MVGLIGKKIGMTQLFDDEGRLTPVTVLQVVPNTVVAVKDADHFGYEAVVLGTGELKEGRVSKVYANQFAEGVAPVRLLKEFRGFDKEVTVGAKIGVEVLESVRYLDITAISKGKGFQGVVRRYGFGGGRASHGSKFHREPGSTGQCTSPGRSFKNVKMPGHMGAERVTVQNLRIEKIDPELGVVMVRGSVPGKKDAVVFLKSAVKRER
- the rplD gene encoding 50S ribosomal protein L4, which produces MEKKVYSIDGKELRTIELNDAVFGLPVNEDVIYYAITNELANMRVGTACTKGRAEVNGSNAKPYKQKGTGRARRGDKKSPLLIGGGTIFGPKPRDYSYAIPKKAKRLAMKSVLSLKAQDEDRLVVIEDFTVETGKTKDLVKILQSFVQDERTVLVLKDDDAMLKRAGRNIPTLSFLTYNRLRAHDLFYGRKVLMLESAAKNLSSFYAAEGAE
- the tuf gene encoding elongation factor Tu, with product MAKEKFERTKVHMNVGTIGHVDHGKTTLSAAITTHCAKKYGDKLLKYDEIDNAPEEKARGITINTRHLEYQSDKRHYAHIDCPGHADYVKNMITGAAQMDGAILVVSAPDSVMPQTKEHILLARQVGVPSIIVFLNKVDLVDDPELIELVEEEIRETLESYGFPRDTPIIKGSAFKALADGASVEDTACIDELLETMDNYFADPVRDDAKPFLMPIEDIFTISGRGTVVTGRIERGVINLNDEVEIVGIKPTKKTVITGIEMFNKLLDQGMAGDNVGLLLRGVDKKEVERGQVLAKPGSIQPHTKFEAQIYVLSKDEGGRHSPFFSGYRPQFYFRTTDITGTVTLPEGVDMVKPGDNTKIIGELIHPIAMDKGLKLAIREGGRTIASGQVTEILA
- a CDS encoding 50S ribosomal protein L23, which translates into the protein MQYTDVIIAPVLTEKSNEMREQRKYVFKVDPRSTKVQIKEAVRKLFNVKVLNCAVVNVDGKMRRVRYRAGKTASWKKAIVTLAEGESIKVFEGA
- the rplB gene encoding 50S ribosomal protein L2, with amino-acid sequence MALKLYKPITPGMRGRIDLLRDEITAQKPEKSLTTGKKSNAGRDSHGRISVRHQGGGHKRKYREIDFKRNKYGIPGTVRTIEYDPNRSANIALIFYADGEKRYILAPKGLKVGQKIMSGAMAALELANALPLESIPVGFTVHNVELTLGKGGQMARSAGAAALIAAKEGDYVTLRLPSGETRLVHKKCYATIGEVGNADHMNINLGKAGRARWRGIRPSVRGMAMNPVDHPLGGGEGRGKGRNPVTPWGQPCKGYKTRKKKNTSDRFIVSRRK